From the Leucobacter tenebrionis genome, one window contains:
- the pyrF gene encoding orotidine-5'-phosphate decarboxylase, protein MSGVSFGARLAAEFAAGRHLCAGIDPHAPLLADWGLADDAAGAERMGREVVAAAAGVAACVKPQIAFFERFGAAGYAALERVLADAREAGLLVVADVKRGDIGSSFGAYADAWLSPGSPLEADAMTAAAYQGFDSLSGALAHVREHGKGLFVLAATSNPEAREVQRAVREDGRTVASAMVDDAQTFNTEFSSDGVGSVGVVLGATLDLADFGIDTARPAAAPALPVLAPGFGHQGARIEQAAEIFGGIGHALLANESRSILAGGADGLHGRVRQRAEAIASALAGSHG, encoded by the coding sequence ATGAGCGGCGTCTCCTTCGGTGCCAGGCTCGCGGCGGAGTTCGCCGCGGGCCGGCACCTGTGCGCCGGCATCGACCCCCACGCGCCGCTGCTCGCGGACTGGGGGCTCGCCGACGACGCGGCGGGCGCCGAGCGGATGGGCCGGGAGGTCGTCGCGGCGGCCGCCGGTGTCGCGGCCTGCGTGAAACCGCAGATCGCGTTCTTCGAGCGGTTCGGCGCCGCGGGGTACGCGGCACTCGAGCGGGTGCTCGCCGACGCGCGCGAGGCCGGGCTGCTCGTGGTGGCAGATGTGAAGCGGGGCGACATCGGGTCGAGCTTCGGCGCGTACGCCGATGCCTGGCTCTCGCCCGGGTCCCCGCTCGAGGCCGATGCGATGACCGCTGCCGCGTATCAGGGCTTCGACAGCCTCTCGGGGGCGCTCGCCCACGTGCGCGAGCACGGCAAGGGGCTTTTCGTGCTCGCCGCCACCTCGAACCCCGAGGCGCGCGAGGTGCAGCGTGCGGTGCGCGAAGACGGCCGCACGGTGGCCAGCGCGATGGTGGACGACGCGCAGACGTTCAATACCGAGTTCTCGTCGGATGGGGTGGGTTCCGTGGGCGTCGTGCTGGGCGCGACGCTCGACCTCGCCGATTTCGGCATCGACACCGCGCGGCCCGCGGCCGCACCCGCACTGCCCGTGCTCGCGCCCGGCTTCGGCCACCAGGGGGCGCGCATCGAGCAGGCCGCCGAGATCTTCGGCGGCATCGGCCACGCTCTCCTCGCGAACGAGTCGCGCAGCATCCTCGCGGGCGGAGCCGACGGCCTCCACGGACGCGTGCGTCAGCGCGCAGAAGCGATCGCCTCTGCGCTCGCGGGTTCGCACGGTTAG
- the gmk gene encoding guanylate kinase, whose translation MSTNGNSQGRTMPEVDRVAANRAAIAARRARADLKRRLRSGEVSPLRVLEQSRAPGSTEASLRITDFLLSFPAIGAVKADRVREDLGISERKRLGGLGALQRERLERFVRERTGVSSERPPLTVLAGPTAVGKGTVATYIREHYPEVRLSVSATTRPPRPGEEHGRHYFFVDDEGFDRMLASDELLEWATVHNKHRYGTPRGPVLEAAERGELMLLEIDLQGARQVRASMPEARLVFLAPPSWEELVDRLVGRGTENAEERARRLETAKVELAAAEEFDEIIVNDEVARAAARLVELMRGEA comes from the coding sequence ATGAGCACGAACGGGAACTCGCAGGGGCGCACCATGCCCGAGGTCGACCGAGTGGCCGCCAACCGCGCCGCTATCGCGGCTCGAAGAGCGCGCGCCGATCTCAAGCGCAGACTCCGCAGCGGAGAGGTCTCCCCGCTGCGCGTGCTCGAGCAGTCCCGAGCCCCCGGCAGCACCGAGGCTTCGCTGCGGATCACCGACTTCCTGCTCTCGTTCCCCGCCATCGGCGCGGTGAAGGCCGATCGCGTGCGCGAGGATCTCGGGATCTCGGAGCGCAAGCGCCTCGGCGGCCTCGGAGCGCTGCAGCGCGAGCGCCTCGAGCGCTTCGTACGCGAACGCACGGGCGTCTCGTCTGAACGTCCGCCGCTCACGGTGCTCGCCGGTCCGACTGCGGTCGGCAAGGGCACGGTCGCCACCTACATTCGCGAGCACTACCCGGAGGTGCGGCTCTCGGTCTCCGCGACGACCCGCCCCCCGCGCCCCGGCGAGGAGCACGGCAGGCACTACTTCTTCGTCGACGACGAGGGCTTCGACCGGATGCTCGCCTCCGATGAGCTGCTCGAGTGGGCGACCGTCCACAACAAGCACCGCTACGGCACCCCGCGCGGGCCGGTGCTCGAGGCAGCCGAGCGCGGCGAGCTCATGCTGCTCGAGATCGACCTGCAGGGGGCTCGCCAGGTGCGTGCCAGCATGCCCGAGGCGCGACTGGTCTTCCTCGCGCCGCCGAGCTGGGAGGAGCTCGTGGATCGCCTCGTAGGAAGGGGCACGGAGAACGCGGAGGAGCGCGCCCGCCGTCTCGAGACCGCGAAGGTGGAACTGGCCGCCGCTGAGGAGTTCGACGAGATCATCGTGAACGATGAGGTGGCGCGGGCCGCAGCGAGGCTCGTCGAACTGATGCGCGGCGAGGCGTAG
- a CDS encoding DMT family transporter: MQLLEAIDEVASLDPKQFFGIPLALIGAALLAFGAQYQSRGLNKVERIVGASAGSGLSLRHVLGLLRRPSWVTGTLLLGLAVAFQIGSLALSPIIIVQPIGVVGLVITSILNSRLSGVRLDRRVRFSITLAVLGIVVFVTIAAFTATDRPVTDAKLTIILITFAVVLALALLAFMLLRHHRVALLFIVGAGVLYGFVATFAKAVIGRLQQGEFETLTWLCVAALVVGALLGMVFVQNAYSSGPPDLVVAGLTVIDPIVAVLIGIIVLHEAANAPVWASLVFVGSGAMAVVGVIGLAKFHPQSGHSALDGAPQGAAGTEGARAGGAEGTDAESTGTR, translated from the coding sequence GTGCAGCTGCTCGAAGCGATCGACGAGGTCGCCTCACTCGATCCCAAGCAGTTCTTCGGCATCCCGCTCGCGCTGATCGGCGCGGCGCTGCTCGCCTTCGGTGCGCAGTACCAGTCGCGCGGCCTCAACAAGGTCGAGCGCATCGTCGGCGCGAGCGCCGGCTCGGGGCTGTCGCTGCGCCACGTGCTCGGGCTGCTCAGGCGCCCGTCCTGGGTCACGGGCACCCTGCTGCTCGGGCTCGCCGTCGCCTTCCAGATCGGCTCGCTCGCGCTCTCTCCGATCATCATCGTGCAGCCGATCGGCGTGGTGGGCCTCGTCATCACCTCGATCCTCAACTCCCGGTTGAGCGGTGTGCGCCTCGACCGGCGCGTACGGTTCTCGATCACCCTCGCGGTGCTCGGGATCGTCGTGTTCGTGACCATCGCCGCCTTCACCGCGACCGACCGACCGGTCACCGACGCGAAGCTCACCATCATCCTCATCACCTTCGCCGTCGTACTCGCGTTGGCGCTGCTCGCCTTCATGCTGCTGCGCCATCACCGGGTCGCGCTGCTCTTCATCGTCGGGGCAGGGGTGCTCTACGGCTTCGTCGCGACATTCGCGAAAGCCGTGATCGGGCGATTGCAGCAGGGGGAGTTCGAGACCCTCACCTGGCTGTGCGTCGCGGCGCTCGTCGTCGGTGCGCTCCTCGGCATGGTGTTCGTGCAGAACGCCTACTCCTCGGGCCCTCCCGATCTCGTCGTCGCGGGACTCACGGTGATCGACCCGATCGTGGCCGTGCTCATCGGCATCATCGTGCTGCACGAGGCCGCGAACGCCCCCGTGTGGGCGTCGCTGGTCTTCGTCGGCTCGGGCGCGATGGCCGTGGTGGGTGTGATCGGTCTCGCCAAGTTCCACCCGCAATCCGGGCATTCCGCGCTCGACGGGGCCCCGCAGGGTGCCGCGGGCACCGAGGGCGCGCGCGCAGGGGGTGCCGAAGGCACCGACGCCGAGAGCACCGGCACCCGCTAG
- a CDS encoding siderophore-interacting protein, translating into MSTTQCEQQTEQTPFTVVRARVEEVVRISPSFIRVTFAGDELRGAGNPHRTLDQRIKLIFPPASGQLPRLADDADWYAAWLAVPEESRGSMRTYSIRDLRVGDDGETRLVVDFVLHLEPGATGPASLWASAARVGDELLVVAPRRGRLDGGGIEFAPGDAASMLLAGDETAAPAIARILEELPSDARGIAFIEVPLREDRLAIDAPSGFEVRWLPRGGALHGASLIPEVLAHLGEHGRGAIRPDDRGGDAGPVTAEIGVEQLLWETPQYSGSGEAIEAGPDHHERYYWIAGESGVVTTLRRHLVRELGIARSQVAFMGYWRRGVAMKG; encoded by the coding sequence ATGTCGACAACGCAGTGTGAGCAGCAGACCGAGCAGACACCCTTCACGGTAGTGCGTGCACGGGTCGAGGAGGTGGTGCGGATCTCGCCGAGCTTCATCCGGGTGACGTTCGCGGGCGACGAGCTGCGCGGCGCGGGCAATCCGCATCGCACGCTCGACCAGCGCATCAAACTGATCTTCCCTCCCGCCTCGGGGCAGCTCCCTCGCCTCGCCGACGATGCCGACTGGTACGCGGCGTGGCTCGCCGTGCCCGAGGAGTCCCGCGGTTCGATGCGGACCTACTCGATCCGGGACCTGCGCGTCGGCGATGACGGCGAGACGCGGCTCGTGGTCGACTTCGTGCTGCACCTCGAGCCCGGCGCGACGGGGCCGGCCTCGCTCTGGGCGAGCGCCGCGCGCGTCGGCGACGAGCTGCTCGTCGTCGCGCCCCGTCGGGGCCGTCTCGACGGCGGCGGGATCGAGTTCGCGCCCGGGGACGCGGCCAGCATGCTGCTCGCGGGCGACGAGACCGCGGCTCCGGCGATCGCGAGGATCCTCGAGGAGCTCCCCTCCGACGCGCGCGGCATCGCCTTCATCGAGGTGCCCCTGCGCGAGGATCGGCTCGCGATCGACGCACCCTCGGGCTTCGAGGTGCGGTGGCTGCCGCGGGGAGGCGCCCTGCACGGCGCCTCGCTGATCCCCGAGGTGCTCGCGCACCTGGGAGAGCACGGCCGGGGCGCGATCCGGCCGGACGACCGCGGAGGGGACGCCGGGCCGGTCACGGCGGAGATCGGCGTGGAGCAGCTGCTCTGGGAGACCCCGCAGTACTCGGGCTCCGGCGAGGCGATCGAGGCCGGGCCCGACCACCACGAGCGCTACTACTGGATCGCGGGGGAGAGCGGCGTGGTGACGACTCTGCGGCGCCACCTCGTGCGCGAGCTCGGGATCGCCCGCTCCCAGGTCGCGTTCATGGGCTACTGGCGCCGCGGCGTCGCGATGAAGGGCTGA
- a CDS encoding FecCD family ABC transporter permease: MSPTTATRTAAPTAPALVGILRRGAARRGAWMLLLVALVVLLGAASVAIGARDVSAGDILGALQGSSDTVGESAVLKRLPRTVLAALVGAALAVAGTAMQAVTRNPLAEPGIMGVSSGAALAVVASISFLGMHRPFALMGVAIGGATLAALFVYTVGSLGSGGATPYKLALAGAASAAAFISLTNAIMLPRVDLLRTFQFWRVGSVGGASWESIAVALPFFAVGALICAWTARGMNSLALGDALATGLGEHVLRTRALAACGAVVLCGAATAVAGPIGFVGLLVPHLCRSVMGPDHRWLIPCSALAGAALLLAADVIGRVLARPEELEVGVVTAFLGAPFLIWIVRRQRVREL, encoded by the coding sequence GTGAGCCCGACGACGGCCACTCGCACCGCGGCCCCGACCGCACCGGCGCTCGTCGGGATCCTGCGCCGGGGCGCGGCCCGGCGCGGAGCGTGGATGCTGCTGCTCGTCGCGCTCGTGGTGCTGCTCGGGGCCGCCTCGGTCGCGATCGGCGCCCGCGACGTCAGCGCGGGCGACATCCTGGGAGCGCTGCAGGGATCATCGGACACTGTCGGTGAGAGCGCAGTGCTGAAGCGGCTGCCGCGCACCGTGCTCGCGGCGCTCGTGGGTGCGGCCCTCGCCGTCGCGGGCACCGCGATGCAGGCCGTGACCCGCAACCCGCTCGCCGAGCCCGGCATCATGGGCGTGTCGAGCGGGGCCGCGCTGGCGGTGGTGGCGAGCATCAGCTTTCTCGGAATGCACCGACCGTTCGCCCTGATGGGCGTGGCCATCGGGGGCGCGACGCTCGCCGCGCTCTTCGTGTACACCGTCGGCTCCCTCGGCAGCGGCGGCGCTACGCCCTACAAGCTCGCGCTCGCGGGCGCCGCGAGCGCCGCGGCCTTCATCTCCCTCACGAACGCGATCATGCTGCCCCGCGTCGACCTGCTGCGCACGTTCCAGTTCTGGCGCGTCGGCAGCGTCGGCGGTGCGAGCTGGGAGAGCATCGCGGTGGCACTGCCCTTCTTCGCGGTCGGAGCGCTCATCTGCGCGTGGACGGCGCGAGGAATGAACTCCCTCGCGCTCGGCGACGCCCTCGCGACCGGCCTCGGCGAGCACGTGCTGCGGACCCGCGCGCTCGCGGCGTGCGGCGCGGTGGTGCTCTGCGGAGCCGCGACCGCCGTGGCCGGCCCGATCGGCTTCGTCGGCCTGCTCGTGCCGCACCTGTGCCGCAGCGTCATGGGCCCGGATCACCGCTGGCTGATCCCGTGCTCGGCGCTCGCGGGCGCGGCGCTGCTGCTCGCGGCCGATGTCATCGGCCGGGTGCTCGCGCGCCCCGAGGAGCTCGAGGTCGGTGTGGTCACCGCATTCCTCGGTGCCCCGTTCCTCATCTGGATCGTCCGTCGCCAGCGGGTGAGGGAGCTGTGA
- a CDS encoding FecCD family ABC transporter permease: MSTALIAEGRRRRSRRRWAAAAALAGSVLIAFAVMLMVGRTFYGLDEVIPAVLGDPVPGAAFTVGELRLPRATLAVLTGFAFGIAGATFQTMLGNPLASPDILGISSGAGAAAVFGIVVLGLNESATSVFALAGAMATAAAIFLLSNRGGFAGTRFILIGIGLASMLQSITSYMLARAAEWDIQRAMQWLTGSLTGAGWEQLLPLAIASGVLVPVLLVGSRSLELLRFGSDAATALGVSVGRTRLVLIVAAVALLAFATAASGPVMFVAFMAGPIAARLAGPGSSILLPAGLTGALLVLLADLVGQNLLGERYPVGVVTGVLGAPYLILLLIRMNRTGHAS; encoded by the coding sequence GTGAGCACCGCACTGATCGCTGAGGGTCGGCGCCGCCGGTCCCGCCGCCGCTGGGCGGCCGCGGCCGCGCTGGCCGGGTCGGTGCTCATCGCGTTCGCCGTGATGCTCATGGTGGGCCGCACCTTCTACGGTCTCGACGAGGTGATCCCCGCGGTGCTCGGAGATCCCGTGCCCGGAGCCGCCTTCACGGTGGGCGAGCTGCGCCTGCCGCGCGCGACGCTCGCCGTGCTCACGGGCTTCGCGTTCGGGATCGCGGGGGCTACCTTCCAGACGATGCTCGGCAACCCGCTCGCGTCGCCCGACATCCTCGGCATCAGCTCCGGCGCCGGCGCGGCCGCGGTGTTCGGGATCGTCGTGCTCGGCCTGAACGAATCGGCGACCTCGGTCTTCGCGCTCGCCGGCGCGATGGCGACCGCCGCCGCGATCTTCCTGCTCTCGAACCGCGGCGGCTTCGCGGGAACGCGGTTCATCCTGATCGGGATCGGCCTCGCCTCGATGCTGCAGAGCATCACCTCGTACATGCTCGCCCGGGCGGCCGAGTGGGATATCCAGCGCGCCATGCAGTGGCTCACCGGCAGTCTGACGGGCGCGGGTTGGGAGCAGCTGCTGCCGCTCGCGATCGCGAGCGGCGTGCTGGTGCCGGTGCTGCTCGTCGGCAGCCGTTCGCTCGAGCTGCTGAGATTCGGTTCGGACGCGGCGACGGCGCTGGGCGTCTCCGTGGGACGCACCCGGCTGGTGCTGATCGTGGCCGCAGTGGCCCTGCTCGCCTTCGCGACGGCGGCAAGCGGCCCCGTGATGTTCGTCGCGTTCATGGCCGGGCCGATCGCCGCGCGACTCGCCGGGCCGGGATCCTCGATCCTCCTGCCCGCCGGCCTCACCGGCGCACTGCTCGTGCTGCTCGCCGACCTGGTCGGCCAGAACCTGCTCGGCGAGCGCTACCCCGTCGGGGTCGTCACGGGCGTGCTGGGTGCGCCCTACCTGATCCTCCTCCTCATCCGCATGAATCGCACAGGACACGCCTCATGA
- a CDS encoding DNA-3-methyladenine glycosylase, with amino-acid sequence MDRELFLSPALEVAPRLLGAALSVTGDDGTGGIGTVTIRVTEVEAYHGVGTPGPYDPGSHSKDRRTARNASMFGPPGHAYVYFSYGMHFALNLVCSPEGTASGVLIRAGEVVAGHAIAQRRRAAKRGGAPVPERMLARGPGNVAAALGIARETHDGLDLFAAPFALEAPPAEPDEIASGPRVGVAGEAGGDAFPWRFWIPGEGTVSAFRPGRGAQPFIATPRRQ; translated from the coding sequence ATGGATCGTGAGCTCTTCCTCTCCCCCGCCCTCGAGGTCGCCCCGCGGCTGCTCGGCGCCGCGCTGAGCGTGACCGGCGATGACGGTACGGGCGGGATCGGCACGGTGACGATCCGCGTGACCGAGGTCGAGGCCTACCACGGCGTCGGCACCCCCGGGCCGTACGACCCCGGTTCGCACTCGAAGGATCGCCGCACCGCGCGCAACGCATCGATGTTCGGGCCGCCGGGCCACGCCTACGTCTACTTCAGCTACGGCATGCACTTCGCGCTGAACCTCGTGTGCTCGCCCGAGGGCACCGCTTCCGGGGTGCTGATCCGGGCCGGCGAGGTCGTAGCGGGTCACGCGATCGCGCAGCGGCGACGCGCTGCGAAACGAGGCGGGGCCCCGGTGCCCGAGCGCATGCTGGCACGAGGCCCGGGGAACGTCGCGGCGGCGCTCGGGATCGCTCGCGAGACGCACGACGGGCTCGACCTCTTCGCCGCGCCGTTCGCGCTCGAGGCACCACCTGCTGAGCCCGATGAGATCGCGAGCGGGCCGCGCGTGGGGGTGGCCGGCGAGGCCGGCGGCGATGCCTTTCCCTGGCGCTTCTGGATCCCGGGCGAGGGGACGGTGTCCGCGTTCCGTCCGGGACGCGGGGCTCAGCCCTTCATCGCGACGCCGCGGCGCCAGTAG
- a CDS encoding ABC transporter ATP-binding protein: MTASPHQLTAERLSVAYGDRRVLDGLDLAFEPGSITAIVGPNGCGKSTLLRSCARLLKPLEGAVLLDGSAVHARSTRELARVLGLLPQNPIAPEGITVADLVGRGRHPHQHAMARWSARDYEVVAESLEATGTSELADRAVDELSGGQRQRVWIAMALAQETEVLLLDEPTTYLDVTHQLEVLDLVRDLGRERGTTVVMVLHDLNLAARYADVLVAMRDGGVRAVGPPAQVLDPPVVRDVFALDCQVIADPVSGTPLVIPIGRHHVDNAV, from the coding sequence ATGACCGCTTCCCCCCACCAGCTCACGGCCGAGCGCCTGAGCGTCGCATACGGCGACCGCAGAGTCCTCGACGGTCTCGATCTGGCGTTCGAGCCCGGCAGCATCACCGCGATCGTCGGGCCGAACGGCTGCGGCAAGTCGACGCTGCTGCGCAGCTGCGCGCGCCTTCTCAAGCCGCTCGAGGGCGCGGTGCTGCTCGACGGCAGCGCCGTCCACGCGCGGTCGACGAGGGAACTCGCGCGCGTGCTGGGGCTCCTGCCGCAGAACCCCATCGCCCCGGAGGGGATCACGGTCGCCGACCTCGTCGGTCGGGGCCGGCACCCGCATCAGCACGCGATGGCCCGCTGGAGCGCCCGCGACTACGAGGTGGTCGCAGAGTCGCTCGAGGCCACCGGCACGAGCGAGCTCGCCGATCGCGCGGTCGACGAGCTCTCGGGCGGGCAGCGGCAGCGGGTGTGGATCGCGATGGCGCTGGCGCAGGAGACCGAGGTGCTGCTGCTCGACGAGCCGACCACCTATCTCGACGTCACCCATCAGCTCGAGGTGCTCGACCTCGTCCGCGACCTGGGCCGTGAGCGCGGCACCACCGTCGTGATGGTGCTCCACGACCTCAACCTCGCCGCGCGCTACGCGGACGTGCTCGTCGCCATGCGCGACGGAGGCGTTCGTGCCGTCGGACCCCCGGCCCAGGTGCTCGATCCGCCGGTCGTGCGCGACGTCTTCGCGCTCGACTGCCAGGTGATCGCGGATCCCGTCAGCGGCACCCCACTCGTCATCCCGATCGGAAGGCATCATGTCGACAACGCAGTGTGA
- a CDS encoding iron-siderophore ABC transporter substrate-binding protein codes for MRVSRLLSGAAAISLTAALAACSSGGAEQGGSPSSSEGFPIEIEHVYGTTTITEKPERVATVAWANHEVPLALGVVPVGMSKATWGDDDGDGVLPWVEDKLEELDAETPVLFDETDGIDFEAVADTEPDVILAAYSGLTEEEYDTLSKIAPVVAYPDTPWGTSLDDMIELDSTAMGMQQEGEALIEDLHSQVDASLAAHPELDGKKVLFAYLNPSDLSKIGFYTVHDTRPGFLADLGLPQPEIVEEESAKTDEFYVELSSDVADRFADVDVFVTYGDAEGEFVKQLQADPLLSKIPAIEEGRIAILEDATPLAASANPSPLSIGWGIDDYFSLLADAAAGQRAE; via the coding sequence TTGCGCGTCTCACGACTCCTCAGCGGCGCAGCCGCGATCTCGCTCACCGCCGCACTCGCCGCATGCTCCTCGGGAGGGGCCGAGCAAGGCGGGAGCCCGTCCTCGAGCGAGGGGTTCCCGATCGAGATCGAGCACGTCTACGGCACCACCACCATCACGGAGAAGCCCGAGCGCGTCGCGACGGTCGCCTGGGCGAATCACGAGGTGCCCCTCGCGCTCGGAGTGGTACCGGTGGGCATGAGCAAGGCGACCTGGGGCGATGACGACGGTGACGGCGTGCTGCCCTGGGTGGAGGACAAGCTCGAGGAGCTCGACGCCGAGACGCCCGTGCTCTTCGATGAGACGGACGGCATCGACTTCGAGGCGGTCGCCGACACCGAGCCCGATGTGATCCTCGCGGCGTACTCCGGCCTCACGGAGGAGGAGTACGACACGCTCTCGAAGATCGCGCCCGTGGTCGCCTACCCCGACACGCCGTGGGGCACCTCGCTCGACGACATGATCGAGCTCGACTCGACCGCCATGGGGATGCAGCAGGAGGGCGAGGCCCTCATCGAGGACCTCCACTCGCAGGTCGATGCCTCGCTCGCCGCCCACCCCGAGCTCGACGGCAAGAAGGTGCTCTTCGCCTACCTCAACCCCTCCGATCTCTCCAAGATCGGCTTCTACACGGTGCACGACACCCGCCCGGGCTTCCTTGCCGATCTCGGGCTCCCGCAGCCGGAGATCGTCGAGGAGGAGAGCGCGAAGACCGACGAGTTCTACGTCGAGCTGAGCTCGGACGTCGCGGATCGCTTCGCCGACGTGGACGTGTTCGTCACCTACGGCGATGCCGAGGGCGAGTTCGTGAAGCAGCTGCAGGCGGATCCGCTGCTCTCGAAGATCCCGGCGATCGAGGAGGGCCGGATCGCGATCCTCGAGGACGCCACACCGCTCGCGGCGTCGGCCAACCCCTCGCCGCTCTCGATCGGCTGGGGCATCGACGACTACTTCTCGCTGCTCGCCGACGCGGCAGCGGGGCAGCGCGCGGAGTGA